ATCAattaactttttctttttaattaggaGCCGTAATTCTCTAATGGGATTTCATTGTAATTAATGATTtatatagttcattataaaaatgataattttataccaaacttatttatgttcaggactatggtttgggATAATGGtactattgggtatttgtgatagtttttagaacttgtggggtataagtcatgtttcatattttttcaactaaaaagtgaaatatgttttgaaaaatcatgtccaaacatattttcatcttcaaaccaaacttcatccaaataaaattttttaaaacaaatttgggactctatggccaaacgctagctaagatAGATATCGAAGATTTAAATATCGACCCAATTAGTTTGAAATTGAGACAACTTAATACCTAGTTGTTATAGTGAGATGGTTCAAGATCCTAACTAATTATTTACTAGTAAGTGATGGAATTTTGGTGTAGGTGGGGCATGTGGGTACGGGTCTATGGTGGACGTGAAGCCATTCAGGGCAAGAGTAGGGGCCGTGAGTTCGATTTTATTCAAAAATGGCGAAGGTTGTGGTGCGTGTTACAAGGTAAAATGCTTGGACAAATCCATTTGCAGTAAAAGAGCCGCGACAGTTATTATTACAGATGAATCTCCAGCATTGACCAAAGGCCGAGTTCATTTCGACCTTAGTGGCTCGGCCTTTGGTCGCATGGCTGTTAAAGGAAATAGCGGCAATCTGCGCAACCGTGGTAAAATCTCCATCATTTACCGTCGGTAAGTTTCATAAGAGCAGTGAATTGAGTTTTTCTTGAGTATAATAACAATCTGTTATATTTTAGTTTTGTCAGTTTGTGCTTAGTGgttgattaattaattaattaatgaaCAAGGTACACCGTACAATTTTAGTTTAAAAGTTTTGAGAAAATAGTTTACTGTTATAGCTAGGAGTACTATTTTAGGTGACAAGGACACCATTGAGTTCAGTGACTGTGATAGGGTTATACTATTTCActcttttttctattttcaaaCACTTTTTATTACTCCTCTTTTTGTTTTAATGACGGTATTTAAtgaatataaaatttaagaaaaaaattacttttaaaataTTCGGAAGTATTTTAAACTGTTGCTCTAAAATATATCATGATtatgttattttttaaaataataaagatTGAAAGTGTGTGgtataaaatgaaataaataaaataatatataaatagaatGGAGtaatatatacatgtataaatgaactTCATAATTCTGTTTTTCTGTTGCACGCCTCCATGATTTTTTAGTCCTTTTATGGTCAAAAGCTTCACTGGTTTCTTCCTCGATCGGTTTGCATATAATAGAGTCTGACTACTGACCCACTTTTTTTGTTTGACCAAATTTATTTCACTCTTTTGTGATTGCTGTAACTACCTTCCCTTTTTGGGGGCATTAAAAAAGTAGGTACTACAAGTTTAAActcaatatttattctatttcATTTTATTGGATACTAACTCATTTTTTTATTAGGCCGTTTTAAAAAGAACGACATAGTTATATATATTTGAAACAGTCCGTTATATGTTGGTTGGTAACCGGTAAGTATGAATTTGTGGGTGTAGGACTCCGTGCGTTTATCCTGGAAAGAACATTGCCTTTCATGTCAATGCAGGATCAACAGCTTATTGGCTCTCTCTTTTGGTAGAGTTTGAGGATGGAGATGGCGATATTGGATCCATGCATATTAGAGAGGTACGTGTGTTaactttatttttctaatattccGTGTTTGCATAGGGTTCGGGGAAGGGCCCTAATACAAGCATTAATGGTTGCTTCCAGCTCGAACTCGTAACTTATAGGTCACACAGAGATAATTTTATCATTGCACCAAGACTCTTCTTCCTAATTATGCCTTAGTCGAAACTCAAAAACAACGTCTTAAAAGAGTTTAAATTACACAATCATGCAACTTAAGGTAACTGTTACTCTCtgtggtccacaataagtgaaCTTTTGACATTTGGTCGAAAATAAGTATCTTTTTTACATAAGGAATATTTTTTCAAATTCGCCCTTATTTACATATACCAATGTATCAGATTAATAATATGCAAATTTTAATTAACAGTAATTTAGTCAAAATACATTTTTCTTCTAGGAGTTAGTATTTTCTTAAGGGTATGCAAAAGGCCAAAAGGTCACCTATAATGGACAGGAGGAATAGTAGCTTTATTTAATAAGCATTTGTTTGTAATCTATAATAACTTTAAGTAACCTAATTACAATAATGATGTAAAAATTAACTTGTATATTCAATCAGTGTAAAAGAAAGTTCACACAAGGTCTCCTCTCTGCACTTTTATGATTATAAAAATGACCGGCTGTTCTCTATATACACTGCCTTAGAAGACTCATTACAATTTACAAGAAATCAAACACATTTCGATGTAGACAAATCCGAGTAATTCGGATGTCTTAAAAAACTATTATAACCACGTGTTGTGCCACAATTGTAATCTTTTTCAAGTGGTCATATGAAAGATTCATTTGGCCAACTTTGACACACTATCTCTGCTATACACCACAGCATTGTTTATAGAATATAATATCTTCTTTTTGGTATGCCAAGTTTGGCCATCTTGGCTTGTTTCTCAAAGCACTTTCTCCACAtgcttttctctcttttttccctACAATCCACACTAGTGCACAAGTGCAACATATAGGAAAGTGACTTAAGCCTTTCCAACCAACCATATAGTGCAAAATCGCTTCTTTCCTCATTTTTCCATTTAGGATAGTGGCTTTTCTTGCACTAGAGAGAAGAATAACTGAAAATTTGGTGAGCAATACTATGCACAAAATATCTTGCATTCATGCAGGATTTGGGGAAGGACCGCACCCATAGAGTGTGATGTAGATAGTTTAACCTAATGTAAACATTAGTAGTTGCTTTCACGACTCGAAACTTGCAGATTTGGTGCACTTACTAAAAAACAATCCTCTAGTATAATTATTCGGTATATTGAGTAAATTACTCATTTTTTTAAATGAGTACGTGATGACTATATGCCTCGTGGAATAGTAAGGGTGAAAtcaaagaaaaatttaatgcattCTTGATTTTCAAATGTATCAAATATTTTGGACAAAATTTGATTGAAGAAAGTAACAGATTAAACTTGCTCGATGGGAGTATGTGTTGAAgtatatttaataaattaatgAAGAATTAATCTAAATAGCCGACCGCTCAAACATTTAAGTTATAAATAGCCGACAGATATATAATTTATGCATATCATATTTATAATTGTATATAATCATGTATAGTTATATActggttagaaaaagtaaacatcAAATTCGACCAACTGTTTGTTAAAAAATTCCCTTAACTAATAAGTCTCTTGATTTTACAGGCAAGGTCCAATCAATGGTTAAAGATGACACACCTATGGGGAGCAAATTGGTGCATTATTGGTGGACCATTACAAGGACCATTTTCAGTGAAGTTAACAACACTCTCAAAAAGAAGAACTCTCTCTGCAAGAGATGTTATTCCAAGCAAATGGTCTCCTAAAGCCACTTATACTTCTCGACTTAATTTCTCTAAGTAACACAATATTCAAAAGAACTAATTAAAATAATCTAAAACCCATGACAATAACATATGCCCAAGCTGATTCGAACATCATAACTATAAAAAATAACACCTGCTGAAGTAGCTCTCTTTGTCGATTGGATTTTTTAAAAGGAAAATTAGCCTTTGGATCAGTATAATAATAAGTATCCGAGGCTTATTCCTTTTTTAAACCCTTTTATTGTGGTCTTTTATTGTTGATGTAACTTTCTTTTTCTCTTAATATTTTTTAGGCTGCTTGTAAGGGTTGTTAATAGTAGCCCTCTCCAAAGGAGAGTGAGCCCTTTGGGTTCTtttattccttttcttttttggtgTAAAAgtgatttttatgtttttttttaatttgggtTGTAAGTAGTGCGAGGTCTTTCTCTGGTTTTAACTGAGGGAGGACCAATATTATGCATATTTAATGTGTTTTTGCTTATATGAAAACATAAAATGAAGTGTAATGAATGATGTAGGAACCTTCTGTCCTTTGGGTAGTTTTGTTCTGTTTCATATTAGACATTGTGTTTCTGTTGAATtcaatttaacttatatatactaACAATAAAAGGAGATTTTACACTACTAGTGTAATTGAATCTATTTTACGTAGCATGTAACCCACTTTAATTTATCGTAGTTATTTTTTAAGTTGCTATTGTCAAACATTTATACACTGCCAGTGTAAGCGGAATCGAGATT
The DNA window shown above is from Nicotiana tomentosiformis chromosome 8, ASM39032v3, whole genome shotgun sequence and carries:
- the LOC104115770 gene encoding expansin-B3-like, yielding MESSNCPRCHFARFGCVVVVVVVFFAVDIASAGSLQRVKDPHWHTASATWYGSPNGDGSTGGACGYGSMVDVKPFRARVGAVSSILFKNGEGCGACYKVKCLDKSICSKRAATVIITDESPALTKGRVHFDLSGSAFGRMAVKGNSGNLRNRGKISIIYRRTPCVYPGKNIAFHVNAGSTAYWLSLLVEFEDGDGDIGSMHIREARSNQWLKMTHLWGANWCIIGGPLQGPFSVKLTTLSKRRTLSARDVIPSKWSPKATYTSRLNFSK